In Ciconia boyciana chromosome 14, ASM3463844v1, whole genome shotgun sequence, the genomic stretch GGTCCAGGACGCTTTCCCTGTCTCCCTGACATCTTCCTTTTCTATATCCCttccaaggaaacaaaaacccTTGGGAAGATCACTTTTCCCACCCAGACATCTGTGCAGTACCTCTGTATTCATAAGAGAAGCAGATAAGCTGGAGAGAAATTTTTTCTAGTGAGATGTGGTCCAAGTTCTGAAGTGTTTGAAAAAGCTTTGAATGACACGAAATGCCATTGCAAAATACGTCTGGAGTAATTACAGTTCTTCAGCTTCTACTGGCTACTTCAGTCCCAAAAGGCGAATTCTGATCACTCAGAAAGGTTTTGGTGCTGCTTATTAGCTAAATGCTCCTGAAGGGGCTCAGATAATGAATTCAGCATGCCAGGGTTCAAGCGGGAAGCAGGACTCAGCCAAGCACAGGAGGAAAGCTGATCCTAGGAAGGCTTGAACAGGGGATTTTGTGCTTCTGGATCAGGTGTTTCTGCTAGAAACAATTTTTACCATGCTGGCAAGGGGAATAATAACAAGAGCGTGTATTAGAGAGGGAGCTATGATGAGACTGCAGAGTTTGGAAATTATGAGAAAGAGACAAATTCCCTTGAAAACAAGTTAGGGTCGATTCATTCATGGTACAATGGGGCTAAGGCTGAAAGAAATAACTAGAAGGAGAAtgtttctgctctctgcttACCTCCCTGCCAAAGACGCCCTCGTGGGACGTTATAGAAGAGGGTGAAATGTTGCCATTTCGTCTCGAAGacccccctttccctccccagggTGCAGCGAGACCCCGAGCAAACTGCAGAGGGTGCCACTGAAGAGTTGCACTTCTTTCTCCGCACAAAAAGGCGGGAGGAAAGGCACGGCTGCAACCCCCCTCCAGATCCCGGGGCCGCGCATCCGAGCAGCCCTgcgcccggcgctgccggcccGGGCTGACCCCGAGCAgcggggggccctgggggtaCACTGCTCCCCCCCTCCCGAAAAAAtccctgcagccacccagcTTCGCAGGGACGCGGAGCCTCGCCCGGGCATCACCCCCGCCGTGCGCCGGTGCGGAGCCCCGCGGGCCGCTCCGCGCTCTCCGCCCGCCGGGATTCCCCCCTCCAGGAGCCGtcgcgccccccccccccccccccccccggccccccaaaGCCGGGGGCCGGCAGCCGCCTTCAGCGCTGCTGGAGAGCGGGATCCCAGCGCGGAGGGGGCTCGGGGACGGGCAGGTGACACCTCCTGCGCCGGGGAGCAGCTCCGCACCAGCCCCCCGCTGCCGACACAGGCGAGGCCGGGGTTTTCATTAGCCGTGCTGCGCTCAGATCAGTCCCCTAAATTCCGCCGTCCCGCGTAGCAATAGCCGTCCCGGTGCGCTTACTCTGCAGGACCCCCCCCGCGCCCGAGCAAACCCCAAACCCGCCGCCCGGACATACcgatccccccctccccaagcgGGGATTTAACGCTGGACACTGCGAAGCCTCGGGGAAGAAAAGTACCCCCACAAAAACCTACCCTTCTGAAGTGTTGCTCCGCTCCCTTGTCACAGATCCACCTATGAAAACGTGTCTAAAGTTAGTACTGGGATTTGCCCCGCTCTTAACTGGTTCAGGCTAAAATCTGAAGAGATCCCAGTTAACCCAGGAGGGTACAATAGCTTATTTTATACTGCAAAGCCGCTGTGCAGACTTTGTCCAAAGAATGTTGCGCGCTTTACTTTGACAATCCCCgcagaaaagagagagggagcGAGAGGAAACAAAGACTTATGATTACCATTAGTAATTTAATCCTAAATTCGTGGGCCATTCCCATCAGCCCGAACAAGCAAACATcaacacttttctttctcatgcaCATGTATCTGCGATAGATGATTAACCAGGTCCCTCGCTGCttacacaggggaaaaaaatcctgacaaaCAGCACGGTGTCTGCTTGCAGTTtgggaaattaaaaatcaagCGAGGGGAGGTAAGAATTAGGAAAGTGATGCCCTTTTCTTCCATCAGTGCCGGCTGCCAGCCATGGGTGATTTCGGTTTGGGTGTTTGTTTGTTAATAAAACTACCATTTCGGCCAACATATCCCACTAATGTTATGGGGTGAAAAAGCTAATTCTGGGGGAAAAGTAGCAGTCAGCTACCAAAAACGAGGAGCGCTTCTCAGAGAACCAGTAGcatggaaaatatatatttaacagTCGTCTTATTTTTTATCAGTTACCTAGACCTGCTGTTTCTAAGAATTGGGGATTGGGATGCCACCGTAATACGATTCCCTTTCTGAATGCCACCCCCCCGGTTCAGGCAGAAGCCCTACCAAACCAGACGCGTATAGGTATCTATATGCTCCAGTTTTAAGGGCGAGCTTCCAAATTTCAGTAGCTCAAGGACCCCCAGTGCCCTGCCCTGGGCGGACACGCCGGATGGAGCTGATCTGAAATGACAGTATCATTTTCTCTGAACTCTTCCCGATTTTGGCCGGGAGTTTGcgaaagggaggggggagacgAGGGAGAGCGGGAAGAAGTAATTCTTTACTCGAAAGTAGCCTTCAAAAAACGGAtcttaaaaaataggaaaaaaaaaattaaagccgCTCGATTAGCAGCTTTGGGGTGTAGGGACACGGTCgcaattaaacaaaaatctccCGGAAGGCTTGGGGGGGAGGCGAGCTGCGCCCCGGCGCTGCGAGGCCGGGCAGGTGGGTGCCTCTCCCCCCAACGGCGGTACTGTTCCTCCGCGGGCGCGGAGGGGACGGGAAACCCTTTCCGCAGAAGCCAGcagccgccggggccgccgcttTGCCCCGCGGAGGTTTTTAGGGTGCGGGCGGCCGCGCGGGGCCGAGGTGCGCGGAGCTGCCCCCGCGTGGGGCCGGGGTGCGCGGAGCTCCCCGTGCGCGCAGCACCgcgcccgcggccgcccggccccgcggctcGGCGGCTCGTCCCCGAGGGAGGGAAACTCTTCCTGAGCTGCCTCGCTGGGCTGCTCAGCCCAGGAATCCTCTTCTGCGCCAGCAACATTATTTCTTCCCcaatacttattaaaaaaaacctgatggCACGGAGGAGCATCCCCCCTACCATATAAATCCCAGTGAGAATAACCTTCGGTGGCCAAATAAAAACCTCTACAATAAACAAAATTGGCCTTTAACTGGGGATTCGGGGCACAAAGCGGTTCTCACTTGAGCCAGCCGCGTAAAGCCGCAAGTTTTGTGGGATGTATTTTGTAGAGGGGAACAAGGGGTGGAAGAGCATGGGAACGGACCCAGAAAGTGCCCCGAAATTTTATGACGGTGAGGATGGACGGGCAAACCCGATCTGTAATTCACAGTTTAAAAGATTAAGAACAGGGACAGAGTGTGTATGGACAGGGAGATAATCAGATCAATGCTTCCTCCGCCTTTCAGTAGCTCCACCTTGTGAATATACCTCAGTAATTATGAGAGGAAAAAGTATTATCCATCTAATGGCACATTTTGCAGGGCTGCATCCTAGCTTCCCGAGTGCTGGCCAGGGTCCCCTTTCCCTCACTGGCAACGATAACGTTTAACGTGCAGGTAAAAACAAAGCTCTCCCCAAGCAGCATCCGGAACCTCATCAATAATAACTGCATCGGACCCACACGGGCGGCTCTCGGCTCTCCCCGGGCCCCCGGGGAGGCAGCAGTTGCCGGACGGGGACCGCCGAGCTCCTGCCCCCTCTGCTCTGCCGGGGTGGCCGgtgcccccgcccggccccggcctgCCTGCGGAGGGGCACGGCGCCCGGCGGGGCTCTCCGCCGCTCTGTGCCTCGGGGCCGCTCGTTAACAGCGCAAAGACGGCGTTTTCCCAGGTCTGGCACTGATGGGAAACCAGCAGCGCGGAGCCCGTGTGGACCCCGAAGCCCCCAGCACCGCCGGGGCTGCGTTGCCCGTGAGGGACGCAGGGCGCGGGGAGAGCCGGGGTTCCACGCGTGTCCTCCCACACACGCGTTTGGAGCAGGGCAGCCTGCGGAGGGAGGTCTGCGTGCCGCGGGAGCGCAGCCCCGCTTCAGCCGGGATCGGGGTGCGGAGGGACTCGCTCACCCCCGGGACGACAACGCGTGGGGAGCACCGGGGCTGGCCGCCCTCGGGCGGTATCGGCTGGAGTTATGTCCCCTCCAAATGTCGTGGGGAAAAACTCAAACGAGGCATTGCCACACGAAATTAAGCCCCGGAGCGCCTGTACTGCGGAGGGGGATTTCATCCAAATCCCCCTCCCCGGtttccacctcctccctccGGCCGCTGCTGGCGGGACACCCTGgcatttttttttgggggggaaggggagggtaCTTTGCGCGACTTTTGCCTCCTCGGTTCCCTGCGCGGCCGCGGCTGGCTCCGCGGAGATGTGGAGCAGCGGGACAAGCGTGGCCGGGCTGCGGGCATCGCCCCGGGTCCGGCGCTCGGGTCCGGCAGGGAGGAACCgacggcgggggggggcgggggtgtcTCCGCCTGGGGACTTTCGCAGTGTTGTCCCAGCTCCAGAAAGGCAGTTCCCTcctaattaatttctgaaaagcaggcagatcttgaacttttttttcttgttcttttggCTAAATAAAttggggtgagggggggaaTATGGGAGATGCTGAGGTGCAGGGGGCGGAGGCGCAGCTCCGGagcagcgcggcggggccgggaccgCCGCAGCTCCgctcccgctgccgctgccgctgctgctcccGCGTCGCTCCGCTCGGCTCCGCTCGGctccgctcccgcccgcccgtcCCCTTTTTTCCGGGTGTTTTTTCCCCGTGAAAAGTAGCTGTTATTCTCCAAACGGACACTTGGGGTCGCACTTTCTGTCTGTTTGAGCGTAAAAACAGTGTAAAAAGAAGCCCTAATCTCCCTTAATCgttacaaaatgttaaaaaaaaaaaaagaattcctgTTACcggaccaaaaaaaaaaaaaaaaggaaactaaaaaaCCTTACAAGCCGAGTACTCCTTTGCATGCAGTCACTCACTCaggggacagcagaggaaagcaaacacGGTCCCCTCAGAACTGAaatgtaattatattttctcccttctctccctaATATTTGCAATTGTCTATGTCAATGCCTTTGCTTTACTTTAGGGAGAGATTTGCTTCCTGTAACCGGGAGGATTTCCCCGGTTGTGTAAGGAGAGCTGACAGCCTTGCCGAGCCGGTGCTTCCCTCGCTCCCGGGTCCCTGCGCATCCCCTCGGCgccaccccgcagcccccgcgctCCCTCCCCGGCCCGACCCGGTGCTCGTTCGCGGCCGTTTTTTTCCGCGCTATCTTCGCATCGGGGACGCTTACATAAAGTTGGAAGGGACGATGCGTGTGTGTGGGACGGGGGGAAGCTGCCTGCCTTGAAATTTGCTACGGGACGGCAGCGGGCGAAGAGGGACTTTGTTATATTTAGAACAAAGGGACGGGCAGGATGTCCCCGAGCCCTCCTCCTTTGTGGACTGCAGAGGCcgaaggagggggggggaaataaataaataaaagaggcGGCGGTGGCGCGGGAGGGGGCAGCGAGCGGGAGCGcccggcggagcggggctgggagcggCGGCCGCTCAGCTGGCGCTGCCGAGCTGTCACGGCGCggcgcgcccccgcccccgccccgcccccgccgccgccgccgccgccgccgccgccgccgccgcccggccccgccgcccgcccggcccggcccggccccgccgccgcgctgccattggcgcggccgccgccggccccggcccccgccgcgctCTCGGCGGGCACGGCCGTATAAGAAGCCAAGGGGGGCTGCGCTGCGAATCACAGCTGCACAAGGAGCGCTGGAGGCGGCAGCTACAGCGGAGACCTGGGTTTTTCTcgtcccccctctcctcctttttttttttttcctcctccttcccctccttcctccccctcttccctccccttcccctgcgcTGCCGGAGCCAGCGAAAACTCCCGTGCAAAgcccagccgccgccgccgagtAGCCAGTGCGCTCCCCCGGCCGCCTGCTCGGGCTGGAAAGTTGCGGCAGACTCCGGCGCTCTGCTGCCGCGGGGAGAAGGCTCCGGACTTACAAAACCCAGACGGGGGCACGGGCTAGACGTTTTGCACcgttcttcctcctcctgcacagaCCCGAAGGCAgcatctctgttttgttttgcttttgcccTTCCTGCTGCCGCTCCTTTCTCCTTGCAACTGGGTGTCTAAGTgccgggagctgctgcagcctgcgGGGCGTTGCAAACGCTGATACAAAAAGACAGGAGACATCCAGGCGGCCCCGGGTGCCGGCTCGTCCCTGGCTTTGTTGCTCCGGACTGAAGAAGCCCCAGAAGCCGGGAGAAGGAGGCGGCGGTGGAGGGGGAGCGGAGGAAAGGAAGCGAGAAAGCACAGCCAAAGTTGGTTTGGAATAAGGGAGCGCGGCCAGCCCTCTGCCAGGCTGCGCGCTGGAGTGAGGTCTCCAGCCCCCTCCGCCGGGAGAGGTGCCCGCAAGACAGCGATGGCCGGAGAGCTCAGCATCGGAGCCGAGCTGCCCACTAGCCCCCTGGCCATGGAGTACGTCAACGACTTCGACCTGATGAAGTTCGACGTGAAGAAGGAGCCCCTGGGCAGGAACGACCGCTCGGGCAGGCACTGCACCCGCCTGCAGCCCGCCGGCTCCGTCTCCTCCACCCCCATCAGCACCCCCTGCAGCTCCGTGCCCTCCTCGCCCAGCTTCAGCCCCACCGAGCAGAAGACCCACTTGGAGGACCTGTACTGGATGGCCAACAGCTACCAGCAGATGAACCCCGAGGCGCTGAACCTCACCCCAGAGGATGCTGTCGAAGCCCTCATTGGGTCCCACCAGGTGTCCCAGCAGCTGCAAGGCTTCGAGAGCTTCCGggcccaccaccaccaccatcaccaccatcaCCAACACCACCACCAGTACCCCGCGGTCACTCACGAAGACCTGGCTGGCAGCGGGCaccctcaccaccaccaccatcatcaCCACCAGGCCTCTCCCactccctccacctcctccagctcctcccagcagctccagaaCTCGCACCAGCAGCATCCCCCCTCCAGCAGCGTGGAGGATCGGTTCTCGGATGACCAGCTGGTCTCCATGTCCGTGAGGGAGCTCAACAGACACCTCCGAGGCTTCACCAAAGACGAGGTGATCCGCCtcaagcagaagaggaggacCTTGAAGAACAGGGGCTATGCCCAGTCCTGCAGGTATAAACGTGTCCAGCAGAAACACCACCTGGAGAACGAAAAGACCCAGCTCATTCAGCAGGTGGAACAGCTCAAGCAAGAAGTGACCCGGCTCGCCAGAGAGAGAGACGCCTACAAGCTCAAGTGTGAGAAACTTGCCAGCAATGGCTTCAGAGAGGCCGGCTCCACCAGTGACAACCCGTCTTCTCCTGAGTTCTTCATGTGAGtgcttaacaaaaataattaaaaaacaaacaaaactccccaccccccaaacctGACCCCCGTCACCTTCCCCCCCGCTCCCACCCTCCTCTGACATCTCCATCCATCTGTCTGCTTGActagagagaaagaaggagagaaaaatagagaCTCGATTTTTTTGCAGCATCCAGTCTTCTAGAGTAGCTGTGGGAaaagtaggctgggggtggggacgGGAGAGGTAAAGTGCAACTTTTTGACTTTCGTTTGTGAGTTAGAGAGggacagaggcagaggcaaaggagaaaaggacaAGTGAAGCGTTTTATAGATCGCTTGCTTGCAGAACGAGATGTACTTTaagagaataataataaaaaaggacaaTGAACAAGCCATCTGTAACATACTGCCTGCttggaaagagagaggacaTATACAGCACCATCTCATGCACAATTTACCTGCttggaaaaagagaataaataaaaaggacaatATATGCAAACTCTTCATATATTGCCTGCTTTGAGAAATAAGTTACAGGACTCAGATGGGACATTCAatctcagaaaggaaagaaagaaagaaaaaaaactcatCAGTTTTATTGCCTGCTTGATTATATAGAAAAATACGaaaatctgcattaaaaatattaatcctGCATGCTGGACATGTATGgtaataatttctattttgtaCCATTTTCTTGTTTAACTATAGCATGTTGATCATCGAACATagatttctgttgttgttttgtttcatcgATAAGAAAAGCATCACAAGTTATCAAACTTTTTACTGCTTGTGCAGTTTTGTTCGTTGGTTTtgctctcttattttcttttatggttGTTAGCTTGTAAATATCTGCTACTTCAAACcgcacaggagaaaaaaaaaaacacaaaaacaaaataacatttcagcaGGCTGGTTATACGGTTTGTTTGGTATTAAAGAGatacttaaggaaaaaagttatgggcattttgcattagaaaaaaaacaactttgtatATCTGGTGCACttttaagttgtattttttttttttagttttcattttggtttttgtttgttggggcAGAAGCAAAAACGCCTGAATGGCATTGACAAACCTAAACTTAACAGGGAAAAACTCCCATCGGTCACTAGAGCCTACTCCGTGCTTTAAAGTGGCAGCGAAGCTCTTTCCTTCAGGACAATTCCCAGCCTGGAGTGGTCAGGCTTGGCCATATAGTTTCCCTTCTGATTGTACACTCAGGAAGCGAAGGACGGACGAGATACCAGTTCCTTTTAAGAAACAACTGCCCCTTGATTTTCggtaaataaagaaaaaacaccccCTCCTCCGCGTTAGAAGTCAAGCTGCAGTAGCAGCGAGGGCTCCGTGTTGCCACTGAAGTTGGGTTTctcactggcagcagcagatgagGGGCTGGAAAAGCATATAAaactcaaacttttttttttaagaagacaTACTGCAACTTCTAAGTGTATTCTTTGGCAATGATTTGTaatctgcttctctgcttccctATGCAGCGAGTGAAAGTTTTAgccaaaattttatttgcagttgtATAGTAGTAGTAGTTTGGAGTCTTATGGgtgtttttattacttttttttttttcctcctgcaggtCAGTAAAAGGATTTACGTTGCACTGacaaaaataccaaaatgaaaacttattttttagtttccttttaGGATAGCTGGCACTGCTGGCCGGATGCATTTTAAGTTTGTATTAGTTTATAAATTAACAGTAATAACAAGATTGTAATGAACAGCATGGTGcttgcagttttaaatattgTGGATATTAGTCATGCATCAGAAAACGATCTTTGGTTTTTACTGATTCAACTGTGTTGAAATCAAAACATTGCAGCAgcggaaaaaaaattgtttttatttcatgtaaagTTCTGAAGGGATCAATTTCAAATCCTGCTTatgatatgaaaaatattaaaaaaacctggtCTATTGTAGTTTTATTCAGACTGGTTTCTGTTTTTGGTTATTAAAATTGTTTCCTATTTTGcttattaaaattattgaaatggCATTTCTTGGAGGGACCTGCTTCTCTGACGTCTCGTGTTCcgaaaaagaaaggaaaacttttgGACCCGTACCTAGCTGCCCTCCCGCTGCTGTCCAGCCAAGGCAGCCGCCGAGCTCCTCTCCTAACGCCCGGCGCTGGGCTTTGCACAGGGGGTTGCGAAGCTGCTTTGCCCACCCGCGAACGCTGCTGCACTCAGGGTAGGACCGCTCAGCCTTGCACCCTCCGCCGCTGTGCCCAGATCTtgcccggggcgggggtgagcaccccctcccccccgccgggAGAAGCGGAGCGGCGGGAGCCccgcgccgggcccggccgTGGCGAGGCGTCCCCACCCGCTGCagcccggcggggagcgggagcTCCGGCCTGAGCCTCCCCCGGGCTGCGAGAGAGGAGAAACGCTGAGTGCAGGcaggttttgtgtgtttggggtttttttcttcttttttttttgcattagaaaaGGAGAGGACTTGAACAAGGCTGTCCTTTCCCCCGGCTCCTTTGGGATCCGGGCTGGCCATTcactttcctcctctccatctGCACCTTCTATTTATtccggctttttttttttttttttttttttaagcatgagAAACGGGCAGTTTAGCAGACTCTTTGCGTGTGGAGAAGGGGACAGAtctccccccgccaccccccagggctcagcaccTCACAGCCCCACCATCCATCAGCAGCTTTCAAGGCAGATAATCGCGCAGCTCCCTAAGCTGCGGCCAGCGGAGGTTGGAAATCGCCCCCGCTCCTCGCCTGGCTGCGGGGAAGGGAGCCCCAGAGCCGGCTCGCAGCGTGTCTGCGCGCTGCCCCTCTCAAAGTGTGAAAACCGTGTTGAACTTTAAAtccctcttaaaaataaaatccaaggCACCACACAACCAAAAATAATAGCTTCTCTCCGCCCGGCTCCTCTTCCCAACAGCAGCGAGCTGTCTTTGCAAGGGACGGCGTAAGGCGCGTTTGGAGAACAAACCGGTTAAGGACAGagtgtgggaaaaaaattaaaagcaaatacagtaacttaaaaacaaaatcccctcTTAGATCCCAGCCGCATCCGTGCCTTGTCAGagccagctgggctgggggagcttGGAAGGGCCGGGGCCCGTCCCAGCCCCCCGGCTACATGAGTCAGGCCGGAGAACAAGCTCGTACCCTGCTGCCCTGAGAAGCGGGGACAGGagtttgcagaggaaaaggatgagAGAGCCTGGCTTTCCCTGTATAGCCTCCCCCCTTGCCAGTCAATGCTATGGCTGCAGAAAGCCTGAGAGGAATATTGTTTGTGGGAACTGCCACCGCATATTAATGTCCCCTCATGCATGCATTGAATAAATCACTAGGGCTAattgaacaacaacaacaacaacaaaaaataggaaaaacaggCCTTAGAAAAGCCCTCCAGATTCCCACCGCAGAGCTGTGTCAGCGGCGGGGCAGACCCGCTGCCCGGCCAGGGCGGCTGCAGCGCTCGGTGCCTCTGCAGCGCCCGGTCCCGCTCCTGAGGTTTAATTTATGCcgtttaaaagaaaagaagaatgcaaCCAAGCAGCACCACGGGCAATAGCTCGGGCTGGCGGGACTGGGACCCGCCGGCGCTGGCAGGGAGGGACGAGCCCGGCtgagcccggcccggcgggaCGCTGCGGAGCGGGGCCCCGGGCCGTGGGCTGCCCTCCCGCCCGGGGTCGGGCTGGCTTCCTCGGGGGCTCCGGCACGTCGAGGGGGCGAAAAACCACCCGCGCTTGTGCTCGGCCCGGCCTACGGctgggcagggctctgccccggcaccggcaccggggaCAGGCAGCCCCGCGGGTGtcggggcgggcagggcctgcctgccccccgctgcctgcccccccctccccggggagccccaTCAGCCAAGGGTGACCCCCTCCCGGCTTCGCTCGCGTACTGCCATCCCCGCGTATCGACTTTGATCTCTCGCCGTTCATCGCTGGTTCGCAGAAGGGGTGTTGACACAGGAGTTGGGGACACGATGGAGAGCAGTTTCttgaagagaaaggcaaaacacGAAccccctcttttcctccccGGGACCGGCCTGCCCGCGGGCTGCTCCCCCGGGAGCGGGGGGCCTGTGCGGGTCATCTCGGGGCCGCCCTCCCGGGGCTCGCTGCTTTCCACCCGGAGCGCTGCGGAGAAGCTGCGTGCCCACTGCGGGGGATAACGCATCTTCCCTCCCCAAgcccctcttcttccccctctccgGACGTGCTGCTTTGCGTGCGCGTCCTCTGCCCGTCCTTTGAGCCACTTCTCCCCACGCACgccccggccggggctgggggcccgctccgcgcccgggAGGTgcagcagccccgggcagcccgTACTCCCCCGGGGCTCGGAGGAGGCCGGGAGGCTTCAACTGCTGCCGCGCATCGGGGCTCCGGCAGTGCCCACGAATGACAGGGCTCGGAGGGGCCGAGCGCTGACCAGGCGCTCAGTCAATCGCTCCTGAGGCCCTCCGGAGCGAAGATGCTGCAAACCGCCTCCAAAAACGCCCGGTGTAGCCGGGGAGCGGTCCCCGCCCCGACCCGCTCCTTGCAGCCTCGGGGACGATGGGGTCGGGGTGCCAACGAGACAGGACCGGACCCGGACCGGACCGTGCACCCCCGGTCGGAGGAGGGGGCCAGGGGCTCTGGGGTGTGCTGGGAGCAGAAGCGTCGGTGCCTTTGTAGCCAGAAATGCGCCGGTCGGAGCCCCCCGACAGCAGCACGGCGGGGGCAGGCTggctgccctgcacccccgggCCGTGGGGGCTGTGGCGGGGAAGGGCCCGAGGTTTGCACCGCCAAATTTAGCTGCCGGACGACGGTTCATTATGTGATCTCGTGTAGTGCAGGAGGACGATTCCCTTCAGTGAAAAAtcatattattttgtttgatCTCGCAGCTTTGCAAGAGCTATTGCTAACAGCTGGAGCGAGATCTGCATCCCCCCGCCGGGGCAGAGGTGACTACCGGCTGCGGCTGCTCCCAGAATTAAACGAGACACTCGACAGGAAACACAATTGGCaacctcccccccgccccccccaattTACTGACACAAAATTTACAGACTGTCTCTGCCAACCGTTTAACAGACTCTTTTCAAtattcccttccctcctcccctccaggaGAGTGTATAAAACTGATTGTCCGTAATTCCAAAACAGAGAAACCTAAGACTAAAAAGACTTTGTGAACTAAAGATAGAAACATCACTCTCAGACTTTCCAGAGGTGCTGAGCGCTGTTGCCGGCCGGCAGATGAGTGCTCCGTATTGGGGTGGGCAGGCGAGATGTGTTACGAGGATGAGCCAGGGCTTGCGAGATAACTGTTCCCAGCTGCTTTagggtttaatttttctttctttttcctccccccccctttcGGGCTGGCGCAGTGCCCGCCCGGCTCTAGCAGGCTGGTTGGTGTCGGTGATTGACAGACCGAGGTCAGGGAAGCTCTTGGGGGCTGCGGGTGTCCGGTTTCGGGGAGGACAGATAAAACATCTCCAGCGCTCGGGAGAACCCCTTCTGGCTCCGCGGCCGCGCAGCCCCGTGCGCAGGCTCCGCGGGGCCGCGctccggggctggggccggggagGCCGCTGGGTTCCGCCGGCCGCGGAGCTGCGGAGCGGCCCTGCCCGGCGCCCGGGGCAGCGCAGCGCGGCCGTGCCGGGCCGGCTCCGCGCCTCCCGCCTGCCAGCATCCTTCCGTGCCGCCGGGGTgtccctctttcctttttcctttttcaaattttgaGTTTTGATCTCCTCCTTGCAGGACTGAGAGAGTGCTTCCCCACCATCGAGGGGAAAAAGCTATTTTGCTCCTTCTTTGGACGAGTTTCAGttatggtttcttttcttttttttttttttttaaatcattatgtTTCACTCTATTAAGATTACAGTAAATCTAAAGTTACGTgcgcacacacatacacacacacagtctCTAAACAGCTTATTGCATAATCCTGCGTAGCGTGTTCAGTAATGTAGCATGCAGCGGTCTGATAGGATCCCACACTGGACTTTTGTT encodes the following:
- the MAFB gene encoding transcription factor MafB isoform X1, which translates into the protein MAGELSIGAELPTSPLAMEYVNDFDLMKFDVKKEPLGRNDRSGRHCTRLQPAGSVSSTPISTPCSSVPSSPSFSPTEQKTHLEDLYWMANSYQQMNPEALNLTPEDAVEALIGSHQVSQQLQGFESFRAHHHHHHHHHQHHHQYPAVTHEDLAGSGHPHHHHHHHHQASPTPSTSSSSSQQLQNSHQQHPPSSSVEDRFSDDQLVSMSVRELNRHLRGFTKDEVIRLKQKRRTLKNRGYAQSCRYKRVQQKHHLENEKTQLIQQVEQLKQEVTRLARERDAYKLKCEKLASNGFREAGSTSDNPSSPEFFMSVKGFTLH
- the MAFB gene encoding transcription factor MafB isoform X2, with the translated sequence MAGELSIGAELPTSPLAMEYVNDFDLMKFDVKKEPLGRNDRSGRHCTRLQPAGSVSSTPISTPCSSVPSSPSFSPTEQKTHLEDLYWMANSYQQMNPEALNLTPEDAVEALIGSHQVSQQLQGFESFRAHHHHHHHHHQHHHQYPAVTHEDLAGSGHPHHHHHHHHQASPTPSTSSSSSQQLQNSHQQHPPSSSVEDRFSDDQLVSMSVRELNRHLRGFTKDEVIRLKQKRRTLKNRGYAQSCRYKRVQQKHHLENEKTQLIQQVEQLKQEVTRLARERDAYKLKCEKLASNGFREAGSTSDNPSSPEFFM